ATGGTGCTGCATGTGTTTCGGGATCGCAATCGCGAAAAAGATGACAAGGCATTACCCAGTCCCGATGACTACCTAGGGTTTTTTAAGGTTGATAAGGCCGAGCCAAAGTCGATCTCGCTGACGCGCATGACATTGGCGGGCAATAACGAAGGTGATCCGCCGGCAAATAACACGCCGTTGATATTGTACGAAACCATGCCGGGGGATGATCATCTGGTATTTAAAAATGCCGATGGCAGTAATCCCACGGAGGCGGAATTGCGAAGCAAGTTCTTTGGCAATTTGCCGGAGGATATTTTGCGGCAGTACGCGTTGGATGGCAAACCGGCGGAAGAGCTGGACCTGGATAAGCTCAGCCCGCATGCCCGCTGGTTGATGGAAAATCGCATCTGGTGGCGGCTGAAGTTTACCAAACCGTATGAACTGGATGCCGCTCAAGTGGACAAACCCCCTGTTGCGGCGGATCCCGCGGCCGACCCCGCGGCGGATCCAGCCGCCGACCCCGCCGCCGACCCGACAGTGGATGAGGCGGGGAATTTAGCGGCGGAATCCAACAAAGTCATGATTAATGAAAACGAAGTGGCTGTGGTGGATCCCGCGACCGCGGCCAAGCTGGTCGCCGACGGCATCGCCCAACCGGATGATAAGGATAGCGAGGGGAAGCCCCAACCGTACAAGGTTTATGTGCGGCCGTTGCATGATTACACGTATGCGTTTCGCGCGATCCAACTTGAACGGCAGCGGATCGAAATGGCAATTGCCGAGAATCAACGCTTGATCGAGGTGCAGACCAAAACCAACGCCACGCTCGAGGCCCAAAACCAATTGCACCAAACGACCACGGCCAATCTGCAGGCTGATATTGCCTCGTTGCAAAAGGAACAGGCGGCGATCGTAGCTTATGGCCGAAAACTGCAGGGCGAACTGCAAAAGATCAGCAAACTGCAATTGGATTTGCGCAAGAAAATCCAAACCGACGCGGCTCAATTTACCAAGATTCAGTTGCAGGCGGCTGAGAAAATCAACCGCGCTAATCCCCTGAGTACCGCGGACGCGGCGGATAACGCCAACCCGGTCAATCTGAACAACGCCAACGCCACTTCCGTTGGCCAATAGGGGGCAAGAGATACGGCGGCTCCCGTAGGGGGGCCCGTGTAACACTTTATCCTCATTCTGTACGACATCATTAGTTTCTTTGCGGAATAAGTTTGCGTCCTGGGGACTTGCGTAATTTGGCAAAGATGTGCCACGCTGGAATTTTTTACTTGGCGTGGGGAAGTGGCGGATTCGATAATTTGAGATAGCTGCGGCGCAATGCCACCCTTGCGCACGATGAGTAACAGCCAGGTCTCCCCCCAGCATCATGCTTTGTGAGTCTAGCGACTCTTTTGTTGCTAGCAAGAATTGCGGATAGCCCTCCGGCCACTCGCAGTTTCATTGCCGCCGTGGCCCGCCGTCATTCATGGATGAATCAACCGGAACTGCGAATTAAACGCGACTATCCGGGGACGCGGCCCCGCAACGACGTGACCGTTGCGTGGTGGAGGGGCGGTTTTTTTCCAGGGAAGGAAAAACAGATGGGACTGGCACGATTTACGCGCGCGGCAGCTCTCGCGGCGGCGGTGGCATTGGCGTTTGAAAATTCCGCGCGAGTCGTGTCGGGCCAGGAACCCGCCGGCACACTTCCCCCGGTGATGGTGGAACCCCCGGCCAACGGGGCGCAAGGAACCCGCGACCCGATCATTGTCGAGCCTGATCCCACGACCGAGGACCAAGGTGCGCCCGCGACCGGCGGCGAGCCTGCTAGCGTTTTTGACAATGCGCAATTGCTCGACCCGCAAAACAGCGACTTGGCACCGGGAGAGTTGTACGGGTACACGCCGCTGGCCAATCAATCGTTTTCCGGGCCAGGAACGCTTGTACCGGGGGTGGATGGGGGCTTGCGGGGCCTGGGCCTGTCGGCCTGGGACGCGCCGCAGCACGGCACCATTATTAATCCCCAAACCTTGATTGAACGCCAGCCCAGCGATATGTCGCGTGCGTTGCAAAACGAGGTTGGAGTGCTGGTGCAGCAATCCGCGCGCGGGCAGGCCAGCCCGTTTATTCGCGGTCTGACGGGTCAAAACGTGGTGATCCTCATCGATGGCGTGCGGGTCAATAATTCGACATTTCGCGCGGGGCCAAACCAGTATTTTAACACGATCGACCCGGGGATGGTCGAACGGATCGAAATCATCCGCGGCGCGCAGTCGGTGCTGTGGGGGTCGGACGCTATCGGCGGTGTGATCAATGTCATCAGTAAATCCCCCAGCCGCGACCGGGGCGATTATGGCCAGCAACATTTCCAAGAGATTTTTAGCACCGCCGACACAGGCACCTACACGCGATTGGACACTCAGGCCTGGACCGGCAATCAGGGAGTTTACGCCGGGGCGAGTTACCTCAATGTGAATGAACTGGAAATTGGCGGCCAGCGCGGGCGGCAACCCTTTACCGACTACGATCAGTATGCGGGGGACTTGAAGTACCAGTTACTGCTCTCGCCCGATAGTTTGCTGACGGTGTCGCTGCAGCATTTTGAGCAAATGGATGTCCCGCGCAGCGATCGCTTTGCGCCGTTTACGTCCAGTCCCCGACCCACGTTTTTTGACCCGCAGCAGCGGGACATGGTGAATTTGCGGTGGGAGGGCGTTGCCTATCAGCCGCTGTTTGACGCGTACGCGGTCACTTTTAATTATTCGCGGCAAAAAGAAGGGGTTCGCGAAACACGCCTCAACAACAACGGCACGGTCAATCGGATCGAAGCGGGGGAATTTGACGTCAACACGTTTGGCACCGTGGTGACCCTGGTCAAGGAGCTGGATTACGCCGGCACGCTGAGCTATGGGGCGGATTATTACTACGACGACATCGACGCCGTCCGCGTCCGGACCAATGGCAATAACGGCGCGCCGATCAATCCCCCCACCATGCTTATGCCGCAATTTCCCAATAACAGCCTGTATGACCGGGCGGGACTGTACGCCGCCTGGAGCGTCCCCCTGACCGACCGCCTGTCAGCCCTGACCGGCGTCCGGTATGAAAACGCCAACGCCAGCGGCACCACGCCCATTGGCAACCAAAATGTGTTCATCGAGCGGTCCTATCAAGACTGGGTGGCCAACGCCGGTCTGACGTATGAAGTGTGCGAGGGGGTCAATCTGGTCGGTGGTTATTATGAAGGGTACCGCGCGCCGAATTTGGATGACTTGTTCGCGGACGGCTCGTTCCTGCAGGGACAATTTCAATCAATCTCTAGCGTCAATGTCGAGCCGGAATACAGCCAAACATACGAGGTGGGCCTGAAATATGACGGTCCCGTGTT
This Pirellulales bacterium DNA region includes the following protein-coding sequences:
- a CDS encoding TonB-dependent receptor → MSLATLLLLARIADSPPATRSFIAAVARRHSWMNQPELRIKRDYPGTRPRNDVTVAWWRGGFFPGKEKQMGLARFTRAAALAAAVALAFENSARVVSGQEPAGTLPPVMVEPPANGAQGTRDPIIVEPDPTTEDQGAPATGGEPASVFDNAQLLDPQNSDLAPGELYGYTPLANQSFSGPGTLVPGVDGGLRGLGLSAWDAPQHGTIINPQTLIERQPSDMSRALQNEVGVLVQQSARGQASPFIRGLTGQNVVILIDGVRVNNSTFRAGPNQYFNTIDPGMVERIEIIRGAQSVLWGSDAIGGVINVISKSPSRDRGDYGQQHFQEIFSTADTGTYTRLDTQAWTGNQGVYAGASYLNVNELEIGGQRGRQPFTDYDQYAGDLKYQLLLSPDSLLTVSLQHFEQMDVPRSDRFAPFTSSPRPTFFDPQQRDMVNLRWEGVAYQPLFDAYAVTFNYSRQKEGVRETRLNNNGTVNRIEAGEFDVNTFGTVVTLVKELDYAGTLSYGADYYYDDIDAVRVRTNGNNGAPINPPTMLMPQFPNNSLYDRAGLYAAWSVPLTDRLSALTGVRYENANASGTTPIGNQNVFIERSYQDWVANAGLTYEVCEGVNLVGGYYEGYRAPNLDDLFADGSFLQGQFQSISSVNVEPEYSQTYEVGLKYDGPVLRLQAFQYWNDFENAILRYPVNTSGPNAGQFNPNSATVIRDNSDAYLYGTELGGELLLDDWLDRAGYSLYGNVWYTYGLDLGTNGVGAPSEPFSRIPPLTGTLGVRWRAPEMRRWVDVYVWMVDRADRYSLLNRADARFIPGGTPGYATLNLRTGRTWGMHDQHRLTLAIENITDQYYRVLGSGVDGAGINGIIGYEFTY